GTCCGTCCTTACGACAAGTTCCCGACGATCACGTCCATCGACGGGTTCGGCTACGGAATTGGCGCCAATATCGGTTTCCAGTACAAGCCCAATGAAAAGGTCAGCTTTGGCGCAAACTTCATCTCCAGTTCGAAAATCAAGATCGATGGAGAATCAGTAGAGCGCATCTACTTCCCATTCAATCAAGGTATCGCCAACCTTTACAATGACCCGCAAGTCAACGGCATACCAAATCAGGCTGAAATCCGCGACACCTATTCCAACGGCAACGAGTGGATCGTCCTGAGCAACTTCGATGTCGATATGAAACTGCCGTCAGAATTCGGTGCTGGCGTTGCCATCCAGGCAAACGAACAGACCTTGGTCTCGGCGGATATTACCTATACCATGTGGTCGCAGTTTGATGACTTTGCGGTCGTCATAACTGAACGTGATTTCCTCGGCTCGACTAACCCGCAAGCATCCGATATCTGGAAATCATTGCTTCAGGCGCCGCTGTATCGGTTCAACTGGGACGACGCAATTCGCCTCAGCCTCGGTCTCGAACGTGTAGTGAACGAACGCTGGACCGCGCGCTTCGGCTATATGTATGACGGCTCGCCGATTCCTGATGAAACCTTCAACCAGGTATTTATCGATACCGGCAACAAACATCATCTCAATATCGGCGCCCGGTTCTTCCTCAATGAGAGAATTACCTTCGACGGTGCTTTTGAAGCGGTTTTTGCTGGTTCTCGTGAAGTCGGCGAAGCAACTGATGCCGATGGCAATGGCACTTGGGACAACTTCGGCGGCGAGTGGAAGACTAAGAGCTTCAATTCCACTTGGGCTCTTAACTATCGGTTTTAGGTGAGGTGTTGAAAATGAACAATAGATTCTTCTACATAGTCGCTCTGGGAGTCTTGTTGCTGGTGGCCGCTGGCTGTACACGCCGCGACAATCCGACAATCCCGCAAGATCTGACAGCTGGTGCCGTATCTCAAGGTACGCACCAATTCAAGGGCCTTCACCCTGACAGCGCGATCTGGAGCCAGTTCCCCAGCCGCTGGATTTCTGTTTACACTCCCCCCGGTTATGACTTTAACACTACCGGCGCCCGTTTTCCGGTATTGTATCTGCTTCCCGGTTACGACGGCGAACCGTCTTTCTATTATCGCTTCGGCAATGAAAACTACTATCGCGCCAGTGCGATCGGCGCCGTAGCTGATGAACTAATTGCGTCAGGCGAAATCAAACCGATGTTCATCGTTATGCCGGATGCATCTTTCTATTACGGCGGATCATTCTACAATAACAATGACTTGACCGGCAAGTGGGAAACCATGATGTCTACCGAGTTGATAGATTACATCGACGTCAACAACCAAAGCGGTATTCGCTCAATCGTCGACAAAGAATCCCGCGCAATTGGCGGCCATTCTTCCGGCGGTTACGGCGCTGTGCGCATCGCAATGAAATATCCCGACGTCTACAACTCAGTCTCGGCAATTGACGCCCCGCTGGCATTTTCCGAAGGAAACATGACCGAGTTATTCCAAAGCTACTTGCAGGAATCAAACATCACTACGGAAGCCCAATTCTTCGATGCTGACACTACCGGTTTCCGGGGCGATAACCAGCAGTACAAGATGTTGGTCTATTCCATGGCTGCTTCATTCTCGCCGGCGGCTTACGATAACACCACTCTATTTGGACGTTTGCAGATTGCCCTCCCTTCGATTATCAGGGCAATATCGATCAACCGGTATGGAATCAGTGGTTGGCAAACGACGTGTATAGCTGGCTCGACAACGCCACCTATCGCGCAAACCTGAGCGGACACAACCTCTACTTTGAAACGTCCGACCACGACCAGAATTTCTTTAACTTGCAGACAGAAGCGTTCGTCGAGAAGCTTCACGACCTGAACATCAACCATCAAGATGCTTCATTCACGAAGTATCCTGGTGACGATGCCCAGTCGCGCACCTTCTTGTATGACCGCCTTGCCAATATTCTCAAGTTTCATAATCGATACTTGAAAGACCAAAACGGCAACTTCTAAGGCAATCACAATGCCGGGCTTCAGGCTCGGCATTGTCGTTTAAGGCCAAAAAATGAACGACCATATCTACGATCTCATTTCTATTGGCGCTCATCCGGACGACGTCGAAGTCGGCACCGGCGGTGTCCTGCTCAAAATGTCGCAGGCGGGCAATAAGGTCGGCATCATCTATCTGACCAGAGGCGAAATGGGAACCGGCGGAACGCCGGCAATCCGCGCCGACGAGGCCCTTAAGGCAGCCCAAATTCTCGGCGCCGATCTGCTCGAGACACTCGACTTCGGCGACACCAAGGTCATGGATACCCCTGAGAATCGCAATATCGTCGCAGAGTTGATCCGCAAGTATCGCCCTCGAGTTCTCCTTGCCCCATGGAATCGTGGCGGTCACGGCAAACGCGGCTCCCATCCGGATCACCTTGCAGCCGGCAACATCGTAATGAACGCCTGCTACTACGCGACTTTCAAGAAACTCCCCATAAACGGCGAACCCTACGCTGTCCCGGCTCTGTTCCACTACTTCCTACCGGTCGAGGAACACCCCACATTCGTGGTAGACATCACCGATCAATTCGACGGCTTCATCGCCGCCCTCAAAGCCCATGAGTCGCAATTCCTTAACCCCGAAAAACCCCGAACCCGCGACTATATCTGGACACTCGAAAGCATGGCACGCGCTTACGGCAACATGATTGGTGTCAAATACGGTCAGGGCTTCAAGATTGGCGAACCGCTCAGAATCAATAACATCTTCAATCTGATACCCTGAACCGACCGAACTTAGTACTTCTGGACCTTCAGAATTTTTTTTCAGAAAAAAATGAAACCCTTGACTTAATCTTGCGGTAAACTATACTAAACAATCATTTCGTTAAATGACGAAATGACGAAATAAGAATCAAAACTCTAATAAGGAGTCTATATGGATACCAGCAAGCAAATCAAGGAAACGGTTAAACAGCACTACGGCGATATCGCCCGCTCCGGCGCTTCCTGCTGCTCAACCGGCGAAACATCCTGCTGCGGTCCCGACTGCGGGGATGTCACCAATCTCGCGCACGGTTACGACCTCAAGGAACTTGCCGCCCTTCCCGAAGGCGCCGATCTTGGCCTGGGTTGCGGCAATCCGCTTTCATTGATCCAGTTTCAGAAGGGCTGGAAAGTCCTTGATCTCGGCTCCGGAGCTGGTATCGACGTCTTCATGGCAGCCAAGCGCGTCGGTGAAACCGGCCATGTCACCGGTCTCGACATGACCGATGAGATGCTCGCTCGTGCAAACGCCAATGCCGAAACCGGCGGCTTCAAGAACGTCTCCTTCGTCAAAGGCGAAATTGAATCGATGCCGTTCGAGGATAACACTTTCGATCTCGTCATCTCAAACTGCGTCATCAATCTCGTTCCCGACAAGGCACAGGCTTATCGCGAGATTCGCCGCGTCCTCAAACCCGGCGGCCATTTTGCCATCGCCGATATGGCCACGCGTGGTGATATGCCCACTGACGTGCGCAAGTCTGCCGAAGCGTGGGCTGGTTGCGTTGCCGGCGCGCTTGACCTGGAGGGATATCTTAGAACCATCCGCGAAGTTGGTTTCTCCGATGTCTCTACCAAGTTCGTCAACGAGTACGACTTTGCTCGCAGTGACGAGTTTGCCCTGCTCTCTGTCGGTTTGGTCGGCACCAAAATCTAACCCCCAATAGAAAAGGGCGACCGTTTCCGGTCGCCCTTGCTTCTTTTGCTATCGAGTAAAACCTAAACGGCTCCGGCGCGCACCTGATTGATGCGGGTATTGAAGCGATCAAGTTCACTTGCCGCGCGTGAGGCAAAATCCTGCTCCTTGGACGCAAAGATCACGCCGCGTGAGATATTGATGATCACCAGGCCGTCGCCAAGTGTACCGTATTCGACTGCTTTGTGAAGATCGCCGCCTTGGGCGCCGACTCCGGGAATCAAGAACGGCAGTTTTGGCGCCTTCATTCTGATTTCCATGATCTGCTCCGGCTTTGATGCGCCGACAACCAACCCGAGATTCTCGTTCCGGTTCCACGTGTTGACCTTGTCAACGACGTGCATATACAGCGGTTTGCCGCCGCTTTCCAGATACTGGAAATCCTTGGCGCTTTCGTTCGAAGTCAGGCAGAGGATGAATGCGAACGCATTTTCGTACTCAAGGAACGGCGCAATCGAGTCCCAGCCCATGTAAGGCGACAATGTGACGGCATCGCCTTCAAGATCGTCAAAGATCGCTTCAGCGTACTTTTTGGCAGTGTTGTCAATATCGCCGCGCTTGGCATCGAGAATAACCGGCATCTCTTCCGGGATGTACATCAGCGTCCGCTTGAGAGTTTCCATACCGCGCGGACCCATCGCTTCGTAAAACGCCAGATTCGGCTTGTAACAACAGCACTTGTCCTTGGTAGCGTCTATGATTGCTTTGTTGAATTCGAATACCGGATCAGCGCTGCTCATCAGGTGCTTTGGCATCTTCTCAAAATCCGAATCCAGCCCGACGCACACCAAAGAGTCATTCTTTGCCTGTGCGTTGGTTACTTTCTCTATAAATGCGTTCATATCTTCACTGCCTTTCCAATTAGATCGTTCACATCCGCTATATTCCGCTGCCGCAGGTACTCTGTTAGCCCGTCGATGGCTTTGATCGTGCAATCTGGCTGAATGAAATTCGCCGTACCAAATTGCACACCCTTGGCGCCTGCCAACATAAACTCCACAACATCACGATAATCCATGATCCCGCCGATTCCCACGATCGGGATCTTGACGGTATTATATACCTTCCATACGGCTTGAATTGCAACCGGTTTGATTGCCGGACCAGACAATCCGCCGGTAACATTGGTCAGCTTTATCTTCCAAGTATACGGATCAATTGCCATCCCGTACAGGGTATTAATCAATGCCAGGGCGTCTGCACCTGCCTCTTCGCAGGCTTTGGCGATTGGCTTGATATCCGCAACATTGGGGGACAATTTAGGCATTAACGGAAAATCGCAGATCTTGCGAACCTTGCTGACCACTTCATATGCGATTTCCGGCTTCGAGGAAAACTCCATCCCGTCGCCTTTGACATTCGGACAGG
This genomic interval from bacterium contains the following:
- a CDS encoding outer membrane protein transport protein codes for the protein MRISRLTTLSLMVVVLLSGVVMAGGWQYSGVGARAKALGGAYRGLSDDGAGAYYNPGGLAFLTTNYFNLTAEFAGPRPEVTPNFNSNGYEFGYLNGQTRYPVKDNVYLMGNTALFFKPKGSDKITFGAALYQMYDHNATMNLFQISDAYNSKRQVMEENHRSNVDVVTFQPTISYKFSDKLGVGVGIQINRGDLWIDQVGFVDNPYGYPLNVRPYDKFPTITSIDGFGYGIGANIGFQYKPNEKVSFGANFISSSKIKIDGESVERIYFPFNQGIANLYNDPQVNGIPNQAEIRDTYSNGNEWIVLSNFDVDMKLPSEFGAGVAIQANEQTLVSADITYTMWSQFDDFAVVITERDFLGSTNPQASDIWKSLLQAPLYRFNWDDAIRLSLGLERVVNERWTARFGYMYDGSPIPDETFNQVFIDTGNKHHLNIGARFFLNERITFDGAFEAVFAGSREVGEATDADGNGTWDNFGGEWKTKSFNSTWALNYRF
- the bshB1 gene encoding bacillithiol biosynthesis deacetylase BshB1, which gives rise to MNDHIYDLISIGAHPDDVEVGTGGVLLKMSQAGNKVGIIYLTRGEMGTGGTPAIRADEALKAAQILGADLLETLDFGDTKVMDTPENRNIVAELIRKYRPRVLLAPWNRGGHGKRGSHPDHLAAGNIVMNACYYATFKKLPINGEPYAVPALFHYFLPVEEHPTFVVDITDQFDGFIAALKAHESQFLNPEKPRTRDYIWTLESMARAYGNMIGVKYGQGFKIGEPLRINNIFNLIP
- the arsM gene encoding arsenite methyltransferase; the protein is MDTSKQIKETVKQHYGDIARSGASCCSTGETSCCGPDCGDVTNLAHGYDLKELAALPEGADLGLGCGNPLSLIQFQKGWKVLDLGSGAGIDVFMAAKRVGETGHVTGLDMTDEMLARANANAETGGFKNVSFVKGEIESMPFEDNTFDLVISNCVINLVPDKAQAYREIRRVLKPGGHFAIADMATRGDMPTDVRKSAEAWAGCVAGALDLEGYLRTIREVGFSDVSTKFVNEYDFARSDEFALLSVGLVGTKI
- the pyrF gene encoding orotidine-5'-phosphate decarboxylase → MNAFIEKVTNAQAKNDSLVCVGLDSDFEKMPKHLMSSADPVFEFNKAIIDATKDKCCCYKPNLAFYEAMGPRGMETLKRTLMYIPEEMPVILDAKRGDIDNTAKKYAEAIFDDLEGDAVTLSPYMGWDSIAPFLEYENAFAFILCLTSNESAKDFQYLESGGKPLYMHVVDKVNTWNRNENLGLVVGASKPEQIMEIRMKAPKLPFLIPGVGAQGGDLHKAVEYGTLGDGLVIINISRGVIFASKEQDFASRAASELDRFNTRINQVRAGAV
- a CDS encoding dihydroorotate dehydrogenase, with protein sequence MSTPSLKVNIGGVEFANPVMTASGTFGYGEEFNEYIDLSRLGGIVTKSITRHERKGHKPPRTAETASGMLNAIGLANVGVDAYVRDKLQFLRGLGTKIVVNVAGFDIEEFIYVVDKLNGHDEIDMVELNISCPNVKGDGMEFSSKPEIAYEVVSKVRKICDFPLMPKLSPNVADIKPIAKACEEAGADALALINTLYGMAIDPYTWKIKLTNVTGGLSGPAIKPVAIQAVWKVYNTVKIPIVGIGGIMDYRDVVEFMLAGAKGVQFGTANFIQPDCTIKAIDGLTEYLRQRNIADVNDLIGKAVKI